A region of Maniola jurtina chromosome 7, ilManJurt1.1, whole genome shotgun sequence DNA encodes the following proteins:
- the LOC123867050 gene encoding cuticle protein 7-like, which translates to MFSKIIAFGALLAAANAGLYGHAVSSQNIVRHDGGHYNAAPLAYAAPLAYAAPLAYAPVAYSGNYAGHDEYAHPKYDFAYSVADPHTGDHKSQHESRDGDAVHGYYSLLQPDGSVRKVEYTADDHNGFNAVVHNSAPSVHPQPAYSHY; encoded by the exons ATGTTCAGCAAA atcATTGCTTTCGGAGCTCTGTTGGCAGCGGCTAACGCTGGCCTGTACGGTCACGCCGTATCATCACAAAACATCGTACGCCATGACGGTGGTCACTACAACGCCGCTCCTTTGGCATACGCCGCGCCCTTGGCGTATGCTGCACCCCTAGCCTATGCTCCTGTAGCATACAGCGGCAACTACGCTGGTCACGATGAATAC GCCCACCCCAAATATGACTTCGCGTACTCAGTGGCCGACCCCCACACCGGCGACCACAAGTCGCAGCACGAGAGCCGCGACGGCGACGCCGTGCACGGCTACTACTCGCTGCTGCAGCCTGATGGCTCCGTACGCAAGGTCGAATACACCGCTGACGACCACAACGG TTTCAACGCGGTGGTACACAACTCTGCCCCGTCCGTCCATCCCCAGCCTGCCTACAGCCACTATTAA
- the LOC123867053 gene encoding cuticle protein 7-like encodes MFAKIIAFGAFLAVANAGLYGHGHAVSSQSIVRHDEGHYAAPLAYAAPLAYAAPLSYGGHYDGHDVYAHPKYDFAYSVADPHTGDHKSQHESRDGDAVHGYYSLLQPDGSVRKVEYTADDHNGFNAVVHNSAPSVHPQPAYNHYY; translated from the exons ATGTTCGCCAAA ATTATAGCTTTCGGAGCCTTCTTGGCAGTTGCCAACGCTGGTCTGTACGGACACGGACACGCCGTCTCTTCACAGAGCATCGTTCGTCACGATGAAGGGCACTACGCTGCTCCATTGGCCTATGCCGCCCCATTAGCATACGCCGCACCCTTATCATATGGAGGACATTATGACGGACACGATGTATAT GCCCACCCTAAATACGACTTCGCGTACTCAGTGGCCGACCCGCACACCGGCGACCACAAGTCGCAGCACGAGAGCCGCGACGGCGACGCCGTGCACGGCTACTACTCGCTGCTGCAGCCTGACGGCTCCGTGCGCAAGGTCGAATACACCGCTGATGACCACAACGG TTTCAACGCGGTCGTACATAACTCGGCACCCTCAGTTCATCCCCAGCCCGCCTACAACCATTACTATTAA
- the LOC123866728 gene encoding cuticle protein 19-like produces MPVPSAALGYGSPLASAALSRPRGPLVHATSTANVHSLSIASPHGGIGGYAGNYAGGHSGHLGGGYAGPLAGGIAGPLAGGLTGHLAGGIAGPLAGGYAGALGGGYASPLAGGYAGHHAGGYASPYAGGYAGGYAGQYGASRDYYSHPQYKYAYSVSDPHTGDNKAQHESRDGDVVKGEYSLVQPDGTYRKVSYHADDRNGFNAVVHNSGPNHHVYTAQHHH; encoded by the exons ATGCCGGTGCCCTCGGCGG CCCTTGGCTACGGTTCTCCCTTGGCTAGTGCAGCCTTGTCTCGCCCACGTGGTCCTCTTGTCCATGCCACATCCACCGCTAACGTTCATTCCCTATCTATCGCCTCTCCTCACGGTGGCATTGGAGGTTATGCTGGTAACTACGCAGGAGGACATTCTGGTCATCTTGGAGGAGGCTACGCTGGTCCTCTCGCAGGAGGGATCGCTGGTCCCCTCGCAGGTGGCCTCACTGGTCACCTCGCTGGAGGCATCGCTGGTCCTCTCGCAGGAGGATACGCTGGTGCACTAGGAGGAGGCTACGCAAGTCCTCTTGCAGGAGGTTATGCCGGTCATCATGCAGGAGGTTACGCTAGCCCCTACGCTGGTGGATATGCCGGTGGTTATGCTGGTCAATACGGAGCTTCTAGAGATTACTAC TCCCACCCCCAGTACAAATACGCTTACTCCGTGTCGGATCCCCACACCGGTGACAACAAGGCCCAGCACGAGAGCCGCGACGGTGATGTTGTCAAAGGCGAATACTCCCTCGTGCAACCCGATGGCACTTACAGGAAGGTTTCCTACCACGCTGATGACCGCAATGG tttcaacGCAGTGGTACACAACTCCGGACCGAACCATCACGTCTACACTGCTCAACACCACCATTAA